The following coding sequences are from one Motacilla alba alba isolate MOTALB_02 chromosome 4, Motacilla_alba_V1.0_pri, whole genome shotgun sequence window:
- the PANK2 gene encoding pantothenate kinase 2, mitochondrial isoform X1, which yields MEPPRSCGDGAEDEKKPRRRGGGADAGPSQLRRRSSGGAAGADSAAAPQPRERGGSVSRQRRDSVRKNRPLFPWFGLDIGGTLVKLVYFEPKDITAEEEEEEVENLKSIRKYLTSNVAYGSTGIRDVHLELRDLTLCGRKGNLHFIRFPTHDMPAFIQMGSEKHFSSLHTTLCATGGGAYKFEQDFRTMGDLELCKLDELDCLIKGVLYIDSVGFNGHSECYYFENPTDAERCQKLPFNLENPYPLLLVNIGSGVSILAVYSKDNYKRVTGTSLGGGTFFGLCCLLTGCSTFEEALEMASHGDSTKVDKLVRDIYGGDYERFGLPGWAVASSFGNMMSKEKRESVSKEDLAKATLITITNNIGSIARMCALNENINRVVFVGNFLRINTISMRLLAYALDYWSKGQLKALFLEHEGYFGAVGALLGLLDSA from the exons ATGGAGCCGCCGCGCAGCTGTGGCGATGGCGCAGAGGACGAGAAGAagccgcggcggcggggcggcggtgCGGACGCCGGACCCTCCCAGCTGCGGCGGCGAAgcagcggcggcgcggcgggcgcggacAGCGCGGCGGCTCCGCAGCCCCGCGAACGCGGCGGCTCCGTGAGCCGGCAGCGGCGGGACTCGGTCCGCAAGAACCGTCCGC TCTTTCCCTGGTTTGGCTTGGACATCGGAGGGACCTTGGTCAAACTGGTTTATTTTGAACCCAAGGACATCACGGCcgaagaggaagaggaagaagtggAAAACCTCAAAAGCATCCGCAAATACCTGACATCCAACGTAGCCTATGGCTCCACAGGCATTCGGGATGTGCACCTTGAGCTCAGGGACCTTACCCTGTGTGGACGTAAAGGCAATCTGCACTTTATACGCTTTCCTACCCATGACATGCCTGCTTTTATCCAAATGGGAAGCGAAAAGCACTTCTCGAGCCTCCATACTACCTTATGTGCCACGGGAGGTGGAGCGTACAAATTTGAGCAGGACTTTCGCACA ATGGGTGACCTTGAGCTTTGTAAGCTCGATGAGCTGGACTGCCTCATTAAAGGAGTGCTGTACATCGACTCCGTGGGCTTCAATGGACACTCCGAGTGTTACTATTTTGAGAACCCCACGGATGCTGAGAGGTGCCAGAAGCTCCCGTTCAACCTGGAGAATCCCtatcctctgctcctggtgaACATTGGCTCAGGGGTCAGCATTTTGGCTGTCTATTCCAAAGACAACTATAAACGAGTAACAGGCACCAG CCTTGGAGGGGGAACCTTCTTTGgcctctgctgccttctgaCGGGCTGCTCCACGTTTGAGGAGGCCCTGGAGATGGCATCCCATGGGGACAGCACCAAGGTGGACAAACTGGTGAGGGACATCTACGGAGGAGACTACGAGCGCTTcgggctgccaggctgggctgtggcatCCAG CTTTGGAAACATGATGAGCAAGGAGAAGAGGGAATCTGTCAGCAAGGAGGACCTGGCCAAGGCCACTTTAATCACCATCACCAACAACATCGGCTCCATAGCTCGGATGTGTGCCCTTAACGAG AACATCAACCGTGTGGTGTTCGTGGGCAACTTCCTTCGGATCAACACCATCTCCATGAGGCTGCTGGCCTATGCCCTGGACTACTGGTCAAAGGGACAGTTAAAAGCACTTTTCTTGGAACATGAg GGTTACTTCGGCGCGGTCGGTGCTCTCCTGGGACTCCTGGACTCAGCCTGA
- the PANK2 gene encoding pantothenate kinase 2, mitochondrial isoform X2: MAPQAFGMCTLSSGTLPCVDVKMGDLELCKLDELDCLIKGVLYIDSVGFNGHSECYYFENPTDAERCQKLPFNLENPYPLLLVNIGSGVSILAVYSKDNYKRVTGTSLGGGTFFGLCCLLTGCSTFEEALEMASHGDSTKVDKLVRDIYGGDYERFGLPGWAVASSFGNMMSKEKRESVSKEDLAKATLITITNNIGSIARMCALNENINRVVFVGNFLRINTISMRLLAYALDYWSKGQLKALFLEHEGYFGAVGALLGLLDSA, translated from the exons ATGGCTCCACAGGCATTCGGGATGTGCACCTTGAGCTCAGGGACCTTACCCTGTGTGGACGTAAAG ATGGGTGACCTTGAGCTTTGTAAGCTCGATGAGCTGGACTGCCTCATTAAAGGAGTGCTGTACATCGACTCCGTGGGCTTCAATGGACACTCCGAGTGTTACTATTTTGAGAACCCCACGGATGCTGAGAGGTGCCAGAAGCTCCCGTTCAACCTGGAGAATCCCtatcctctgctcctggtgaACATTGGCTCAGGGGTCAGCATTTTGGCTGTCTATTCCAAAGACAACTATAAACGAGTAACAGGCACCAG CCTTGGAGGGGGAACCTTCTTTGgcctctgctgccttctgaCGGGCTGCTCCACGTTTGAGGAGGCCCTGGAGATGGCATCCCATGGGGACAGCACCAAGGTGGACAAACTGGTGAGGGACATCTACGGAGGAGACTACGAGCGCTTcgggctgccaggctgggctgtggcatCCAG CTTTGGAAACATGATGAGCAAGGAGAAGAGGGAATCTGTCAGCAAGGAGGACCTGGCCAAGGCCACTTTAATCACCATCACCAACAACATCGGCTCCATAGCTCGGATGTGTGCCCTTAACGAG AACATCAACCGTGTGGTGTTCGTGGGCAACTTCCTTCGGATCAACACCATCTCCATGAGGCTGCTGGCCTATGCCCTGGACTACTGGTCAAAGGGACAGTTAAAAGCACTTTTCTTGGAACATGAg GGTTACTTCGGCGCGGTCGGTGCTCTCCTGGGACTCCTGGACTCAGCCTGA
- the RNF24 gene encoding RING finger protein 24 isoform X3: protein MSSDFQHYSFRMPNIGFQNLPLNIYIVVFGTAIFVFILSLLFCCYLIRLRHQAHKELYAYKQVILKEKVKELNLHEICAVCLEEFKPKDELGICPCKHAFHRKCLIKWLEVRKVCPLCNMPVLQLAQLHGKPDPGPPQGPLPGSQNIV from the exons ATGAGCTCAGACTTCCAGCATTACAGTTTCAGGATGCCGAACATCGGGTTCCAGAACCTTCCTCTCAACATATACATCGTGGTTTTCGGCACAGCCATCTTCGTCTTCATCCTCAGTTTGCTCTTCTGTTGCTACTTGATCAG GCTCAGGCATCAGGCACACAAAGAGCTTTACGCCTACAAACAG GTCATACTCAAGGAGAAGGTGAAGGAGCTGAACCTCCATGAG ATCTGTGCCGTGTGCCTGGAGGAGTTCAAGCCCAAGGACGAGCTGGGCATCTGTCCCTGCAAACATGCCTTCCACAGGAA GTGCCTCATCAAGTGGCTGGAGGTGCGGAAGGTGTGTCCCCTGTGTAACATGCCGGTGCTGCAGCTGGCGCAGCTGCACGGGAAGCCGGACCCGGGCCCGCCGCAGGGGCCGCTGCCCGGCTCCCAGAACATCGTATAG
- the RNF24 gene encoding RING finger protein 24 isoform X1, with product MTQTNGLLQWMGVTFHDLPAALACWEVPADWKRADVTHSCKKGRKEDFGHYRAVSQVTRADHRVPSLNTNKAIRGSGAANHPWYQSTVAVQADTLGLRGLAALRRPCSLPMSSDFQHYSFRMPNIGFQNLPLNIYIVVFGTAIFVFILSLLFCCYLIRLRHQAHKELYAYKQVILKEKVKELNLHEICAVCLEEFKPKDELGICPCKHAFHRKCLIKWLEVRKVCPLCNMPVLQLAQLHGKPDPGPPQGPLPGSQNIV from the exons ATGACTCAAACAAATGGATTGCTGCAATGGATGGGAGTAACTTTCCATGATTtaccagcagccctggcttgCTGGGAGGTCCCAGCTGACTGGAAGCGAGCAGATGTGACACACAGCTGCaagaagggcaggaaggaggattTTGGACACTACAGGGCTGTCAGTCAGGTGACACGAGCAGATCACAGAGTGCCTTCACTCAACACCAACAAGGCAATCAGAGGATCTGGAGCAGCCAAT catCCCTGGTACCAAAGCACGGTAGCTGTTCAAGCAGATACGTTGGGTTTGCGTGGCTTGGCTGCGTTGCGGCGCCCGTGCAG CCTACCCATGAGCTCAGACTTCCAGCATTACAGTTTCAGGATGCCGAACATCGGGTTCCAGAACCTTCCTCTCAACATATACATCGTGGTTTTCGGCACAGCCATCTTCGTCTTCATCCTCAGTTTGCTCTTCTGTTGCTACTTGATCAG GCTCAGGCATCAGGCACACAAAGAGCTTTACGCCTACAAACAG GTCATACTCAAGGAGAAGGTGAAGGAGCTGAACCTCCATGAG ATCTGTGCCGTGTGCCTGGAGGAGTTCAAGCCCAAGGACGAGCTGGGCATCTGTCCCTGCAAACATGCCTTCCACAGGAA GTGCCTCATCAAGTGGCTGGAGGTGCGGAAGGTGTGTCCCCTGTGTAACATGCCGGTGCTGCAGCTGGCGCAGCTGCACGGGAAGCCGGACCCGGGCCCGCCGCAGGGGCCGCTGCCCGGCTCCCAGAACATCGTATAG
- the RNF24 gene encoding RING finger protein 24 isoform X2, protein MAGSLPMSSDFQHYSFRMPNIGFQNLPLNIYIVVFGTAIFVFILSLLFCCYLIRLRHQAHKELYAYKQVILKEKVKELNLHEICAVCLEEFKPKDELGICPCKHAFHRKCLIKWLEVRKVCPLCNMPVLQLAQLHGKPDPGPPQGPLPGSQNIV, encoded by the exons ATGGCTGGCAG CCTACCCATGAGCTCAGACTTCCAGCATTACAGTTTCAGGATGCCGAACATCGGGTTCCAGAACCTTCCTCTCAACATATACATCGTGGTTTTCGGCACAGCCATCTTCGTCTTCATCCTCAGTTTGCTCTTCTGTTGCTACTTGATCAG GCTCAGGCATCAGGCACACAAAGAGCTTTACGCCTACAAACAG GTCATACTCAAGGAGAAGGTGAAGGAGCTGAACCTCCATGAG ATCTGTGCCGTGTGCCTGGAGGAGTTCAAGCCCAAGGACGAGCTGGGCATCTGTCCCTGCAAACATGCCTTCCACAGGAA GTGCCTCATCAAGTGGCTGGAGGTGCGGAAGGTGTGTCCCCTGTGTAACATGCCGGTGCTGCAGCTGGCGCAGCTGCACGGGAAGCCGGACCCGGGCCCGCCGCAGGGGCCGCTGCCCGGCTCCCAGAACATCGTATAG